One Anthonomus grandis grandis chromosome 13, icAntGran1.3, whole genome shotgun sequence DNA segment encodes these proteins:
- the LOC126743854 gene encoding uncharacterized protein LOC126743854 — MFKPKNADCQFLNNTTLPRLNATCNGAPKMTSTPLGLESTPKKGKLRLTPVARQGTPKRYSLSDISPKSNPTTSSKNVTIKTSHSPGLLLSPMNPKDSISMYEETKSSGLARRIVLYNEEAKQTQNQTHQEQYNSPGLFPIVHLFKESPSLLQQPPKRVKIKLANSDYTRNFLTHQRSPVLEGLNRKKLERQQSLPPLSPNDTVTSTKSVLDALKEISRKRIHSNEGYEHEEEVGKRVRTDLRNGCAYLANKRSRSDSSPPLSTSGTPSPKQTQKKMCVYDEFTASKSSSDFSFLTQAEPVRFLKKKTISTSTESISEPKQINSVTASTQTIVPTTSSKADEKETVETEKPPKEAKEKSVVLKVFDDAPLENMRKNRLATLLGNLAGKDMSIFRAKKLEEEPLKSILSSPNDPKTDKTEKHVHFNVPSPQPSITQVSASIVTPIVSDSVKQSPILTESSKKVTEIFSVKPSLTSSDTSIAKSPMSSSFVANNVTKQDSASSFSIVGSSPKITEAPKASVGFSFGSNVEKLNTTTPSFGTTPNTTTVTPVSSSSGFGDMQSVTKTAPTFSFGTSVEQKSTTTSVATTSASSFNFTRSATPTFGTTKQEQTQSKPAQTFGTPVTTSSSFGSVSTTAAPTFGLTVSSSSTTLLGVSASSTAFPSFGMPSVTTTASLGFGGNNTAITTVAPSFGTGSAAPPAFGGGGTASITNIPSFGSSTAPATFGQTTTASTTSAITFGSGSTTSLAFGPTKTASTTSGIMFGAGSTAPSGFGQTKTPSTTSAITFGSGSTAPPAFGQAATASAASAMTFGSSSSIPSAFGQATALTTSAMTFGSGSTAPPTFGQAATTAVPTFGSSSAPSAFGSAAPSTSAPIFGAGAPSSNTSSLSFGPVAPSFGFGSTPTTIAATTTAPPSFGSAFGTSATTTASAFGAGSNPTSAPPAFGSSNMFGSTTQATPFGGFNAQPQFGRTAPTTTTTATATFGGFGSAPAVTTAAPSFGFGAASSQPPPNPFGTPTTTASSTFGTPSGNFGGFGGGSSSTFGGQSGFNQTEQQKSTFSFGGAENRPTTPSFGSGNSAFGKTSAPQTGFGSTSVAAGGFGSTSSNPTFKPQQANGGFNFGQTTPSSSFAFGGSSGETPKPSFNFTGGSTNAPSFGTPNPSFGAAAPQPTFGAVGTPTFNIGAGSAPSGRRAQRAKRRT, encoded by the exons ATGTTTAAACCAAAAAACGCCGATTGTCAGTTTTTAAACAATACTACCCTACCAAGACTGAATGCCACATGTAACGGAGCCCCCAAGATGACCTCGACTCCGTTAGGCCTCGAGTCCACCCCAAAAAAGGGTAAACTGCGTTTAACCCCTGTTGCCAGACAAGGAACTCCCAAAAg gtactCCCTATCAGATATAAGTCCTAAATCAAACCCCACAACCAGCAGTAAGAATGTTACAATAAAAACAAGCCATAGCCCTGGTCTGTTACTATCACCAATGAATCCAAAGGACAGTATCAGCATGTATGAGGAGACAAAAAGTTCAGGTTTAGCAAGGAGGATTGTTTTATACAATGAAGAAGCGAAACAAACCCAAAACCAAACACACCAAGAACAATACAACTCTCCAGGGCTGTTTCCTATAGTGCATTTATTCAAGGAAAGTCCTTCCCTTTTACAGCAGCCTCCCAAAAGGGTTAAGATTAAATTAGCCAATTCAGATTATACAAGGAATTTTTTAACACATCAAAGAAGCCCTGTTTTAGAGGGTTTAAACAGAAAAAAGCTGGAAAGGCAACAAAGTTTACCACCTCTTAGTCCAAATGATACTGTTACCAGCACTAAGAGTGTTTTAGATGCTTTAAAGGAAATCTCAAGAAAGAGGATCCATTCAAATGAG GGTTATGAACATGAAGAGGAAGTTGGCAAGAGGGTAAGGACAGATCTAAGGAATGGTTGCGCCTATTTGGCCAACAAAAGATCGAGAAGCGACTCATCACCACCACTGAGCACATCAGGGACCCCTTCACCTAAACAAACGCAAAAGAAAATGTGCGTTTATGATGAATTTACTGCTTCGAAATCCTCTTCAGATTTTTCATTTCTTACCCAAGCGGAGCCAGTGAGGTtccttaaaaagaaaactatta gtacatCAACAGAATCTATTTCGGAACCGAAGCAAATTAATTCAGTGACTGCATCGACGCAAACTATAGTACCAACAACTAGCAGCAAAGCTGATGAGAAGGAAACAGTTGAAACTGAAAAACCTCCAAAAGAAGCCAAGGAAAAATCGGTGGTTTTAAAAGTGTTTGATGACGCACCATTGGAAAATATGAGAAAGAACCGATTGGCCACATTATTGGGAAATCTTGCCGGCAAAGATATGTCAATATTCAGAGCCAAAAAACTCGAAGAAGAACCTCTAAAGTCCATTCTGAGCAGTCCGAACGATCCCAAAACTGATAAAACTGAAAAACATGTACACTTTAACGTGCCAAGTCCACAACCTTCGATAACGCAAGTTTCTGCGTCTATTGTGACCCCTATAGTATCCGATTCGGTTAAACAATCGCCTATTTTGACTGAGTCAAGTAAAAAAGTGACTGAGATTTTTAGCGTAAAACCTAGTCTGACATCCTCTGATACGAGTATAGCGAAATCTCCTATGAGTAGTTCGTTCGTCGCCAATAATGTCACTAAACAAGATAGTGCTTCTTCGTTTAGTATTGTAGGGAGCAGCCCCAAAATAACTGAGGCTCCAAAAGCTTCTGTGGGATTTAGTTTTGGGTCGAATGTCGAAAAATTAAACACAACAACGCCGTCCTTCGGAACAACTCCGAATACAACAACAGTGACACCTGTATCGAGTAGTTCAGGATTTGGTGATATGCAGAGCGTGACCAAAACGGCTCCTACGTTTAGTTTCGGGACCAGCGTGGAACAAAAATCTACGACAACTTCTGTAGCAACCACGTCAGcctcttcatttaattttacgaGATCTGCTACTCCAACATTCGGCACCACTAAACAGGAACAGACTCAATCGAAACCGGCTCAAACCTTTGGAACTCCAGTCACAACCTCGTCATCGTTTGGGAGTGTCTCGACAACTGCTGCTCCCACTTTTGGTCTGACAGTATCGTCAAGTTCGACAACGTTATTAGGAGTTTCTGCGAGCTCCACCGCGTTTCCTAGTTTTGGAATGCCCTCGGTTACTACTACGGCTTCTTTGGGCTTTGGAGGAAACAACACCGCCATTACAACAGTTGCTCCTAGTTTTGGAACCGGATCTGCAGCGCCGCCAGCTTTTGGAGGAG GTGGAACAGCCTCAATCACAAACATACCAAGTTTTGGGAGTTCAACAGCTCCAGCAACATTTGGACAAACAACAACGGCATCTACAACATCTGCTATAACATTCGGAAGTGGTTCTACAACTTCTCTCGCTTTTGGACCAACGAAAACAGCTTCCACAACATCCGGAATAATGTTTGGAGCTGGTTCAACAGCACCGTCTGGTTTTGGGCAAACGAAAACCCCTTCAACGACATCAGCGATAACATTTGGTAGTGGTTCTACAGCCCCACCTGCTTTTGGACAAGCCGCAACAGCTTCAGCCGCCTCTGCAATGACTTTTGGAAGCAGTTCTTCGATACCATCCGCATTTGGACAAGCAACAGCTTTAACGACATCTGCAATGACGTTTGGAAGTGGATCTACAGCCCCACCAACCTTCGGACAAGCCGCGACAACCGCTGTACCAACATTTGGAAGCAGCTCCGCTCCGTCAGCGTTTGGTTCTGCCGCACCAAGCACTTCTGCACCAATATTTGGCGCTGGTGCCCCGTCATCGAATACTTCTTCCTTAAGTTTTGGTCCGGTCGCTCCATCGTTTGGCTTTGGATCTACTCCCACTACGATTGCAGCGACTACTACAGCCCCTCCAAGTTTTGGCAGTGCTTTTGGAACAAGCGCGACCACAACAGCGTCAGCTTTTGGTGCAGGCAGTAATCCAACATCAGCACCGCCAGCGTTTGGCAGTTCGAATATGTTTGGAAGTACGACTCAAGCGACCCCTTTCGGAGGTTTCAATGCGCAGCCGCAGTTTGGAAGGACCGCCCCCACCACTACGACGACCGCTACGGCGACTTTCGGTGGATTTGGTAGCGCCCCGGCAGTAACTACAGCCGCTCCCAGTTTTGGTTTTGGTGCCGCAAGCAGTCAACCGCCGCCGAACCCGTTTGGGACTCCCACGACTACGGCGTCGAGCACTTTTGGCACGCCTTCTGGGAATTTCGGTGGTTTTGGTGGTGGTTCTAGTTCGACGTTTGGCGGTCAATCGGGCTTTAATCAAACCGAGCAACAAAAATCGACATTTTCATTTGGTGGAGCCGAGAATAGGCCGACGACTCCGTCTTTTGGATCTGGCAATTCGGCATTTGGTAAAACTAGTGCTCCCCAAACCGGATTTGGCAGTACTTCGGTAGCTGCTGGTGGATTTG gaTCAACGAGCAGTAATCCTACATTTAAACCCCAACAAGCAAATGGAGGATTTAATTTTGGCCAAACTACTCCATCTTCCTCGTTTGCCTTTGGTGGAAGCAGTGGTGAGACACCTAAGCCTTCATTCAATTTTACTG gtGGATCAACAAATGCCCCCTCTTTCGGAACCCCGAACCCGAGTTTCGGGGCTGCCGCTCCCCAACCGACATTCGGGGCCGTCGGCACCCCCACTTTCAATATTGGCGCTGGATCGGCGCCGTCGGGAAGGCGAGCCCAACGGGCGAAGAGAAGAACCTGA
- the LOC126743689 gene encoding co-chaperone protein daf-41, translated as MTDSKLPPPPVMWAQRSAMVFLTINLEDVKNPDIKFTKDSVYFRGIGGVDQKEYEVTIPLYKEIDPDTSKSFNRGRCIEIILAKKTPDEPYWPSLTSDKKKHHWLKCDFNKWHDEDDSGDEGLGGMGGGDFEEMMRQMGGLGGGGGGKPVFDDLDAEEGDDSDDEPIPDLE; from the exons ATGACTGATTCCAA aTTACCACCCCCACCAGTAATGTGGGCCCAAAGGTCTGCCATGGTATTCCTTACCATTAATCTAGAAGACGTAAAAAACCCTGATATAAA ATTCACAAAAGACTCTGTATACTTCCGAGGCATAGGAGGTGTCGATCAAAAGGAATATGAAGTCACAATCCCATTGTATAAAGAAATTGACCCTGACACAAGTAAAAGTTTTAACAGAGGAAGGTGTATTGAAATTATTCTGGCCAAAAAAACACCAGATGAGCCCTACTGGCCGAGCTTGACCTCAGACAAAAAGAAACACCATTGGTTGAAGTGCGACTTCAATAAATGGCATGACGAAGATGATTCTGGTGATGAGGGTCTTGGTGGTATGGGCGGAGGTGATTTTGAAGAAATGATGAGACAAATGGGGGGATTAG gtGGTGGAGGTGGTGGTAAACCAGTTTTTGATGATCTTGATGCTGAAGAGGGAGATGATTCAGATGATGAACCCATCCCCGACTTAGAGTAA